The Streptomyces sp. Mut1 genome window below encodes:
- a CDS encoding S41 family peptidase: MTQPSYLRYPHVHGDLIAFTAEDDVWLAPLDGGRAWRISADNRPVAQPRISPDGTLVAWTSTRDGAPEVHLAPADGGPSRRLTHWGDARTTVRGWTPDGDVLVTSTQGQVSLRRSWARAVPVDGGPARTLPYGPVGSLAYGPGGRVLLLSATMGREAATWKRYRGGTAGKLWIAAGDDPQEFARLHEDLDGNIECPMWVGERIAFLSDHEGVGALYSSLPDGGDLRRHTGTDGFYARHATTDGTRVAYASAGELWLLDSLESEEPRRVEIRLGGQRADLQPYPLHADSHLTSASPDRTGRGSAVCTRGAVHWVTHREGPARALAAEPGVRARLPRTFQADGDQHVVWVTDAEGDDALECAPATGTAPGAEPRRLAAGRLGRVLDLAPAPDGSRFAVAAHDGRVLVVERESGEIHEVDRSENGDASGLAWSPDSAWLAWSHPGPEPLSQLKLAHIADLSVSEATPLRFRDFAPAFTADGKHLAFLSERAFDPIYDAHVFDLAFIGSCRPHLLTLAATTPSPFGPQLHGRPTEKEKGGEGEDNPTALPITRIDLEGLADRIVPLPVEAAVYSSLRAARDGLLWLRHPVTGVLGTSGAGPDARRPETVLERYDLEKLRCEELTSDVSRFAVSGDGKRLALVSHGKLSVVPSDSRVPASSDDDHDDPVTVDLSRIRRTLDPAAEWRQMYDEAGRVMRDNFWRPDMGGVDWDGVLDRYRPVLERVATHDDLIDLLWEVQGELGTSHAYVTPPGGWRDESARQGLLGADLSRAEDGSWRIDRILPSETSDPAARSPLAAPGVAVRPGDAILAVDGHPVDALTGPAPLLTGSAGKPVELTVSPADGGERRHVVVVPVHDEEALRYHAWVADRRAYVHERSGGRLGYLHVPDMVGSGWAQIHRDLRTEVAREGLVVDVRENRGGHTSQLVVEKLARRIVGWDLPRGMRPASYPGDAPRGPVVAVANEFSGSDGDIVNAAIKALDIGPVVGVRTWGGVIGIDNRYRLVDGTLVTQPKYAFWLEGYGWGVENHGVDPDVEVVMTPRDHAEGRDPQLDEAVRIALESLTEAPAKTAPEPPGLPE, translated from the coding sequence GTGACACAGCCTTCCTACCTCCGGTACCCCCATGTCCACGGTGACTTGATCGCCTTCACAGCCGAGGACGACGTCTGGCTCGCCCCGCTCGACGGCGGACGGGCGTGGCGAATCAGCGCCGACAACCGTCCAGTCGCCCAGCCGCGCATATCTCCCGACGGCACCCTCGTCGCCTGGACCTCCACCCGCGACGGGGCGCCCGAGGTGCATCTCGCCCCCGCCGACGGCGGGCCCTCGCGACGGCTCACCCACTGGGGCGACGCCCGCACCACCGTGCGCGGCTGGACCCCCGATGGGGACGTACTGGTCACGAGCACCCAGGGCCAGGTCTCGCTGCGCCGCAGCTGGGCTCGGGCCGTCCCGGTCGACGGCGGTCCCGCGCGGACCCTCCCGTACGGGCCCGTCGGCTCCCTCGCGTACGGGCCCGGCGGACGGGTCCTGCTGCTTTCGGCCACCATGGGGCGCGAGGCCGCCACCTGGAAGCGCTACCGCGGTGGCACGGCCGGCAAGCTCTGGATCGCGGCCGGGGACGACCCACAGGAGTTCGCCCGCCTCCACGAGGACCTCGACGGCAACATCGAGTGCCCGATGTGGGTGGGGGAGCGCATCGCGTTCCTCTCCGACCACGAGGGCGTCGGCGCCCTCTACTCCTCCCTGCCCGACGGCGGCGACCTGCGCCGGCACACCGGCACCGACGGCTTCTACGCCCGGCACGCCACCACCGACGGCACCCGGGTCGCCTACGCGTCGGCCGGTGAACTCTGGCTCCTGGACAGCCTGGAGAGCGAGGAGCCCCGCCGCGTCGAGATCCGGCTCGGCGGCCAGCGCGCCGACCTCCAGCCCTACCCGCTGCACGCCGACAGCCACCTGACCAGCGCGTCCCCGGACCGCACCGGACGCGGCAGCGCGGTCTGCACCCGGGGCGCCGTCCACTGGGTCACCCACCGCGAGGGCCCCGCCCGCGCGCTCGCCGCCGAACCCGGCGTACGGGCCAGGCTGCCCCGTACGTTCCAGGCCGACGGCGACCAGCACGTCGTCTGGGTCACCGACGCCGAGGGCGACGACGCGCTGGAGTGCGCCCCCGCCACCGGCACCGCGCCCGGCGCCGAGCCCCGCCGCCTGGCGGCCGGCCGGCTCGGCCGCGTCCTGGACCTGGCCCCCGCCCCCGACGGCAGCCGGTTCGCGGTCGCCGCCCACGACGGGCGGGTCCTGGTCGTGGAGCGGGAGAGCGGCGAGATCCACGAGGTGGACCGCAGCGAGAACGGCGACGCCTCCGGGCTCGCCTGGTCGCCCGACTCCGCCTGGCTCGCCTGGTCGCACCCCGGCCCCGAGCCGCTCAGCCAGCTCAAGCTGGCCCACATCGCGGACCTCTCGGTCTCCGAGGCCACCCCGCTGCGCTTCCGGGACTTCGCGCCCGCCTTCACCGCCGACGGAAAGCACCTGGCCTTCCTCTCCGAGCGCGCCTTCGACCCGATCTACGACGCCCACGTCTTCGACCTGGCGTTCATCGGCTCCTGCCGGCCGCACCTGCTGACGCTCGCGGCGACCACCCCTTCCCCGTTCGGGCCGCAGCTGCACGGCCGGCCGACCGAGAAGGAGAAGGGGGGCGAAGGCGAGGACAACCCCACCGCCCTGCCCATCACCCGCATCGACCTGGAAGGCCTCGCCGACCGGATCGTGCCCCTTCCCGTCGAGGCCGCCGTCTACTCCTCGCTCCGGGCCGCACGGGACGGGCTGCTCTGGCTGCGCCACCCGGTCACCGGGGTCCTCGGCACGAGCGGGGCGGGCCCCGACGCCCGCCGCCCGGAGACCGTCCTGGAGCGGTACGACCTCGAAAAGCTGCGCTGCGAGGAACTCACCTCCGACGTCAGCCGTTTCGCGGTCAGCGGCGACGGGAAGCGGCTCGCCCTCGTCAGCCACGGCAAGCTGTCCGTCGTCCCGTCCGACAGCCGGGTGCCCGCGAGCTCCGACGACGACCACGACGACCCCGTCACCGTCGACCTGTCCCGCATCCGCCGCACCCTCGACCCGGCCGCCGAATGGCGCCAGATGTACGACGAGGCCGGCCGCGTCATGCGGGACAACTTCTGGCGCCCCGACATGGGCGGCGTCGACTGGGACGGGGTCCTGGACCGCTACCGGCCGGTCCTGGAGCGCGTCGCGACCCACGACGACCTCATCGACCTGCTCTGGGAGGTCCAGGGCGAGCTGGGCACCTCCCACGCCTACGTGACCCCGCCCGGCGGGTGGCGCGACGAGTCGGCCCGGCAGGGGCTGCTCGGGGCGGACCTCTCCCGCGCGGAGGACGGCAGCTGGCGCATCGACCGCATCCTGCCCTCCGAGACCTCGGACCCGGCCGCCCGCTCGCCGCTCGCCGCGCCGGGCGTCGCCGTCCGGCCCGGGGACGCGATCCTGGCGGTCGACGGCCACCCCGTCGACGCGCTCACCGGCCCCGCGCCCCTGCTCACCGGCTCGGCCGGCAAGCCCGTCGAGCTGACCGTCTCGCCGGCCGACGGCGGCGAGAGGCGCCATGTCGTCGTGGTGCCCGTCCACGACGAGGAGGCGCTGCGCTACCACGCGTGGGTCGCCGACCGGCGCGCGTACGTGCACGAGCGGTCCGGCGGGCGCCTGGGCTACCTCCACGTCCCCGACATGGTCGGCTCCGGCTGGGCCCAGATCCACCGCGACCTGCGCACCGAGGTGGCGCGCGAGGGCCTGGTCGTGGACGTACGGGAGAACCGTGGCGGCCACACCTCGCAGCTCGTCGTGGAGAAGCTGGCCCGCCGCATCGTCGGCTGGGACCTGCCGCGCGGCATGCGCCCCGCCAGCTACCCGGGCGACGCGCCGCGCGGGCCCGTCGTCGCCGTCGCCAACGAGTTCTCCGGCTCGGACGGCGACATCGTGAACGCGGCGATCAAGGCCCTGGACATCGGGCCCGTGGTCGGCGTGCGCACCTGGGGCGGCGTGATCGGCATCGACAACCGCTACCGGCTCGTCGACGGCACGCTGGTCACCCAGCCGAAGTACGCGTTCTGGCTGGAGGGGTACGGGTGGGGCGTCGAGAACCACGGCGTCGACCCGGACGTGGAGGTCGTCATGACGCCGCGGGACCACGCGGAGGGGCGTGACCCGCAGTTGGACGAGGCGGTCCGGATCGCGCTGGAGTCGCTGACGGAGGCGCCGGCGAAGACGGCGCCGGAGCCGCCGGGGCTTCCGGAGTGA
- a CDS encoding MFS transporter → MSSRPRAAWPLVAVFTAGYLASYLLPTIVGRLSVHLGLSTAQAGLVGSALLLSSAAAGFALAGRVERYGPCGPARAGLILCVAGYSCAALAGSVPLVVAGAAVGGFGSGTATAVAAAGIAAQRDPHRTSSLGLLSVSATAGALYLTIPHLGGGHRLPFASIALVALLVWPATSRLGGSVPAGPAVPAAGRLPHRRSGLVLAGGMLVWSMAQNALWGVSSRIGVVQVGLSEVAIGAVFAAALGAGLLGVMGAGMLGSRFGRAVPIGVGTAVIAGSIVLSSSAGSLRSFATGEILWNTVYPVVLSYLIGLAASLDVRGRWAVLAGSASSVGVACGPVLGSVLSEEAGYPVMGLILGAATLLVAAPVTAVALHTGGRPLVPGSVRRRGGAPVALLAVTTGAVPGAVPKVGAPEQAVTEISVPALRRRRLGRSAFRTAGPEDGGQSNAYASTSDR, encoded by the coding sequence ATGTCCTCGCGCCCCCGCGCCGCGTGGCCCCTGGTAGCCGTGTTCACCGCCGGTTACCTCGCCTCCTATCTCCTCCCCACCATCGTGGGACGTCTCTCCGTCCACCTCGGCCTCAGCACCGCCCAGGCGGGGCTGGTCGGCAGCGCCCTGCTGCTGAGTTCGGCCGCCGCCGGCTTCGCCCTGGCCGGGCGCGTGGAGAGGTACGGGCCGTGCGGACCGGCACGGGCCGGACTGATCCTTTGCGTAGCGGGGTACAGCTGCGCGGCGCTGGCCGGGTCGGTACCGCTCGTGGTCGCCGGCGCGGCGGTCGGCGGCTTCGGCTCCGGTACGGCGACCGCCGTCGCGGCGGCCGGCATCGCCGCCCAGCGCGACCCGCACCGCACCTCGTCCCTGGGGCTGCTGAGCGTGTCGGCGACCGCGGGCGCCCTGTACCTGACGATCCCGCACCTGGGCGGCGGCCACCGGCTGCCGTTCGCCTCGATCGCCCTGGTCGCGCTGCTCGTCTGGCCGGCGACTTCCCGGCTCGGCGGCTCCGTCCCGGCGGGACCGGCCGTCCCCGCGGCCGGCCGGCTGCCGCACCGCCGCTCCGGTCTGGTGCTCGCGGGCGGCATGCTCGTCTGGTCGATGGCGCAGAACGCGCTGTGGGGCGTCAGCAGCCGGATCGGCGTGGTCCAGGTCGGGCTGTCCGAGGTGGCCATAGGCGCGGTGTTCGCCGCCGCCCTCGGCGCCGGTCTGCTCGGCGTGATGGGCGCCGGGATGCTCGGCTCCAGGTTCGGGCGGGCGGTGCCGATCGGAGTGGGCACGGCGGTCATCGCGGGGAGCATCGTGCTCAGCTCGTCGGCGGGGAGCCTCCGCTCCTTCGCGACCGGCGAGATCCTGTGGAACACCGTCTACCCGGTGGTCCTGTCGTACCTGATCGGCCTCGCCGCCTCGCTCGACGTGCGCGGCCGGTGGGCGGTCCTTGCGGGCTCGGCCTCATCGGTCGGCGTGGCCTGCGGCCCGGTGCTCGGCAGTGTGCTGTCCGAGGAGGCCGGATATCCGGTGATGGGGCTGATCCTGGGCGCGGCGACCCTGCTGGTCGCGGCTCCGGTGACGGCCGTGGCGCTGCACACCGGTGGCCGGCCGCTGGTGCCGGGTTCGGTGCGGCGCAGGGGTGGCGCACCGGTGGCCCTGCTCGCGGTCACCACGGGTGCGGTGCCCGGCGCGGTGCCGAAGGTGGGCGCGCCCGAGCAGGCCGTCACGGAGATCAGCGTCCCGGCCCTGCGCCGCAGGCGGCTGGGCAGGAGCGCGTTCCGGACGGCCGGCCCGGAGGACGGCGGTCAGTCGAACGCGTACGCCTCGACCTCGGACAGGTAG
- a CDS encoding histidine triad nucleotide-binding protein, translating to MAGEPQPDCLFCKIVSGEIPATIVRETDTTVAFRDINPQAPTHVLVIPRLHYADAASLGAAEPQVLADVLCEAGNVAADEKVDQTGYRVVFNTGAGAGQTVFHAHAHVLGGRGLAWPPG from the coding sequence ATGGCAGGAGAACCGCAGCCCGACTGCCTGTTCTGCAAGATCGTCTCGGGGGAGATCCCGGCCACCATCGTCCGCGAGACCGACACCACCGTCGCCTTCCGCGACATCAACCCCCAGGCCCCCACGCACGTCCTCGTCATCCCGCGCCTCCACTACGCCGACGCCGCGTCCCTCGGTGCCGCCGAGCCGCAGGTGCTCGCCGACGTGCTGTGCGAGGCGGGAAACGTGGCCGCCGACGAGAAGGTCGACCAGACCGGTTACCGGGTCGTGTTCAACACCGGGGCCGGCGCGGGACAGACCGTGTTCCACGCCCACGCCCACGTCCTGGGCGGCCGCGGTCTCGCCTGGCCCCCCGGATAA
- a CDS encoding hemolysin family protein: MSLPLISGVVLLVVVGWLAACAEAGIARTSSFRAAEAVRSGRRGSGKLEQVAADPTRYLNMALLVRVACEMAAGVLVTYACLKEFPETWEALAVAIGVMVLVSYVAIGVSPRTIGRQHPLNTATAAAYVLLPLARVMGPVPQLLILIGNALTPGKGFRKGPFASEAELRAMVDLAEQESLIEDEERRMVHSVFELGDTLVREVMVPRTDLVCIERYKTIRQALTLALRSGFSRIPVTGENEDDIVGIVYLKDLVRKTHINRESEADPVSTAMRPAAFVPDTKNAGDLLREMQQERSHVAVVIDEYGGTAGIVTIEDILEEIVGEITDEYDRELPPVQALENGCFRVTARLDIGDLGDLFGLDEYDDEDVETVGGLLAKALGRVPIAGAFSEVELPDGRRLRLTAESPAGRRNKIVTVLVEPVASEEEDVPE; encoded by the coding sequence GTGAGCCTGCCCCTGATCTCCGGCGTCGTCCTGCTGGTCGTCGTCGGCTGGCTCGCGGCCTGCGCGGAGGCCGGTATCGCCCGCACGTCGAGCTTCCGGGCCGCCGAGGCGGTCCGCTCGGGCCGGCGCGGCAGCGGCAAGCTGGAACAGGTCGCGGCCGATCCGACGCGCTATCTCAACATGGCCCTGCTGGTGCGGGTCGCCTGCGAGATGGCCGCCGGGGTGCTCGTCACGTACGCCTGTCTGAAGGAGTTCCCGGAGACCTGGGAGGCGCTGGCCGTCGCCATCGGCGTGATGGTCCTCGTCTCCTACGTCGCGATCGGCGTCTCCCCGCGCACCATCGGCCGTCAGCATCCGCTGAACACGGCCACCGCCGCGGCGTACGTCCTGCTGCCGCTGGCCAGGGTCATGGGCCCCGTCCCGCAGCTGCTGATCCTCATCGGCAACGCGCTGACCCCCGGCAAGGGGTTCCGCAAGGGCCCGTTCGCCAGCGAGGCCGAGCTGCGGGCCATGGTGGACCTCGCCGAGCAGGAGTCGCTGATCGAGGACGAGGAGCGCCGCATGGTGCACTCCGTCTTCGAGCTCGGCGACACCCTCGTGCGCGAGGTGATGGTGCCCCGCACCGACCTGGTCTGCATCGAGCGCTACAAGACGATCCGCCAGGCGCTCACCCTCGCGCTGCGGTCCGGATTCTCGCGGATCCCGGTCACCGGCGAGAACGAGGACGACATCGTCGGCATCGTCTACCTCAAGGACCTGGTCCGCAAGACGCACATCAACCGGGAGTCGGAGGCCGATCCGGTCTCCACGGCGATGCGCCCCGCCGCGTTCGTGCCCGACACGAAGAACGCCGGTGACCTGCTGCGCGAGATGCAGCAGGAGCGCAGCCACGTCGCCGTCGTCATCGACGAGTACGGCGGCACGGCGGGCATCGTCACCATCGAGGACATCCTGGAGGAGATCGTCGGCGAGATCACCGACGAGTACGACCGCGAACTGCCGCCCGTCCAGGCGCTGGAGAACGGCTGCTTCCGGGTGACCGCCCGGCTCGACATCGGCGACCTCGGTGACCTGTTCGGGCTCGACGAGTACGACGACGAGGACGTGGAGACGGTCGGCGGGCTCCTGGCCAAGGCGCTGGGGCGGGTTCCGATCGCCGGCGCCTTCTCGGAGGTCGAACTCCCCGACGGGCGGCGGCTGCGGCTGACGGCCGAATCCCCGGCGGGCCGGCGGAACAAGATCGTCACGGTGCTGGTGGAGCCGGTGGCTTCCGAGGAGGAGGACGTCCCGGAATGA
- the ybeY gene encoding rRNA maturation RNase YbeY, whose translation MSIDVNNESGTEVDEQAILDIARYALARMRIHPLSELSVIVVDGAAMEQLHIQWMDLPGPTDVMSFPMDELRPPAKDDEEPPQGLLGDIVLCPEVAKRQGEEAETQHSMDEELQLLTVHGVLHLLGYDHEEPDEKAEMFGLQAAIVDGWRGEHGLTGPSPAPTLS comes from the coding sequence ATGTCGATCGACGTCAACAACGAGTCCGGAACCGAGGTCGACGAGCAGGCGATCCTCGACATCGCCCGCTACGCGCTCGCGCGCATGCGGATCCACCCGCTCTCCGAACTCTCGGTGATCGTGGTGGACGGCGCCGCCATGGAGCAGCTGCACATCCAGTGGATGGACCTGCCGGGCCCGACGGATGTCATGTCCTTCCCGATGGACGAGCTGCGTCCGCCGGCCAAGGACGACGAGGAGCCCCCGCAGGGGCTCCTCGGTGACATCGTGCTCTGCCCCGAGGTCGCCAAGCGGCAGGGCGAGGAAGCCGAGACGCAGCACTCCATGGACGAGGAGCTCCAGCTCCTCACCGTCCACGGAGTGCTGCACCTGCTGGGCTACGACCACGAGGAGCCGGACGAGAAGGCCGAGATGTTCGGCCTCCAGGCGGCCATCGTGGACGGCTGGCGCGGTGAGCACGGGCTGACCGGCCCGTCCCCCGCCCCGACCCTCTCGTGA
- a CDS encoding ribonuclease Z: MSARELVVLGTASQVPTRHRNHNGYLLRWDGEGILFDPGEGTQRQMLRAGVAAHDINRICVTHFHGDHSLGLAGVIQRINLDQVPHPVTAHYPASGQRFFDRLRYATAYRESVELTEAPVAADGPLATTAAYTLDSHRLSHPVESYGYRLTEPDGRRMLPAKLAEHGIAGPDVGRVQREGALGGVTLGQVSEHRRGQRFAFIMDTRLCDGVYALAEGCDLLVIESTFLHEDRKLASDHGHLTAGQAARVAREAGVRHLVLTHFSQRYPDPEAFEAEARGAGYEGELTVAQDLMRVAVPSRHP; this comes from the coding sequence ATGTCCGCACGCGAACTCGTTGTCCTCGGGACCGCCAGCCAGGTCCCGACGCGCCACCGCAACCACAACGGCTACCTGCTGCGCTGGGACGGCGAGGGCATCCTCTTCGACCCGGGCGAGGGCACCCAGCGCCAGATGCTGCGGGCCGGCGTCGCCGCCCACGACATCAACCGGATCTGCGTCACGCACTTCCACGGCGACCACTCGCTGGGCCTGGCCGGGGTGATCCAGCGGATCAACCTCGACCAGGTCCCGCACCCCGTCACCGCCCACTACCCGGCGAGCGGGCAGCGTTTCTTCGACCGGCTGCGGTACGCCACCGCCTACCGCGAGTCCGTCGAGCTGACCGAGGCCCCGGTCGCCGCCGACGGACCGCTGGCCACCACCGCCGCGTACACGCTCGACAGCCACCGGCTCTCGCACCCCGTCGAGTCGTACGGCTACCGGCTCACCGAGCCGGACGGGCGGCGGATGCTGCCGGCGAAGCTCGCCGAGCACGGCATCGCGGGGCCGGACGTCGGACGCGTCCAGCGCGAGGGCGCCCTCGGCGGTGTCACGCTCGGCCAGGTCTCCGAGCACAGGCGCGGACAGCGGTTCGCGTTCATCATGGACACCAGGCTCTGCGACGGCGTGTACGCGCTCGCGGAGGGGTGCGACCTGCTGGTCATCGAGTCGACCTTCCTCCACGAGGACCGGAAACTCGCCTCCGACCACGGCCACCTGACCGCGGGGCAGGCGGCCCGGGTCGCCCGCGAGGCGGGCGTACGGCACCTCGTTCTCACGCACTTCTCCCAGCGCTACCCGGACCCCGAGGCCTTCGAGGCCGAGGCCAGGGGGGCCGGGTACGAGGGCGAGCTGACCGTGGCCCAGGATCTGATGCGGGTAGCGGTGCCGAGCCGTCACCCGTAG
- a CDS encoding PfkB family carbohydrate kinase, protein MSADVPDIDPLDGLRAPQDPDCDVFLTGTVFLDIVFTGLDTAPVRGTESWARGMGSSPGGVANMATALSRLGLHTSLAAAFGDDHYGEYCWDALEQGEGIDLSRSHTVRGWHSPVTVSMAYEGERTMVSHGHEAPALPTTASPEAPAFPRCPPRARAAVTSLVPGRSEPWVAEAARQGALIFGDVGWDDTGRWDLDALSGLEHCHAFLPNAEEAMRYTRTGCPRAAAHALAERVPLAVVTLGSEGAYAVDAATGTAAEVPAIEVEALDPTGAGDVFVAGFVTGTLAGWPLADRLAFAGLTAALSVQEFGGSLSAPGWAEIAAWWQQVRTCAGQDPAALQRYAFLQDLLPAAARPWPLRRAVPTIGFRS, encoded by the coding sequence GTGAGCGCTGACGTACCCGACATCGACCCGCTCGACGGGCTGCGCGCACCGCAGGACCCCGACTGCGACGTCTTCCTCACCGGTACGGTCTTCCTCGACATCGTCTTCACCGGCCTGGACACCGCCCCCGTGCGCGGCACCGAGTCCTGGGCGCGCGGCATGGGCTCCAGCCCCGGCGGCGTCGCCAACATGGCCACGGCCCTGTCCCGACTCGGCCTGCACACCTCGCTGGCCGCCGCGTTCGGCGACGACCACTACGGCGAGTACTGCTGGGACGCGCTCGAACAGGGCGAGGGCATCGACCTCTCGCGGTCGCACACGGTCCGCGGCTGGCACTCCCCGGTGACCGTCTCGATGGCGTACGAGGGCGAGCGGACGATGGTCTCGCACGGCCACGAGGCCCCGGCCCTGCCCACCACCGCGTCCCCGGAGGCCCCCGCCTTCCCCCGCTGCCCGCCCAGGGCACGCGCCGCCGTCACCTCGCTCGTCCCCGGCCGCAGCGAGCCCTGGGTCGCCGAGGCCGCCCGCCAGGGGGCCCTGATCTTCGGCGACGTCGGCTGGGACGACACCGGGCGCTGGGACCTGGACGCCCTGAGCGGCCTGGAGCACTGCCACGCCTTCCTGCCCAACGCCGAGGAGGCGATGCGCTACACCCGTACCGGCTGCCCCCGCGCCGCCGCGCACGCACTGGCCGAACGCGTACCGCTCGCCGTCGTCACCCTCGGCTCCGAGGGCGCCTACGCGGTCGACGCGGCCACCGGCACCGCCGCCGAGGTCCCCGCCATCGAGGTCGAGGCGCTGGACCCGACCGGGGCGGGCGACGTCTTCGTGGCGGGCTTCGTCACCGGGACCCTGGCCGGCTGGCCCCTCGCCGACCGCCTCGCCTTCGCCGGACTGACCGCGGCCCTCTCGGTCCAGGAGTTCGGCGGTTCGCTGTCGGCCCCCGGCTGGGCGGAGATCGCCGCCTGGTGGCAGCAGGTGCGCACCTGCGCCGGCCAGGACCCGGCCGCGCTCCAGCGCTACGCCTTCCTCCAGGACCTGCTGCCGGCCGCTGCCCGCCCCTGGCCGCTGCGCCGGGCCGTACCCACGATCGGCTTCCGCTCGTAA
- a CDS encoding PhoH family protein, producing MTQSPTQPQARAHISIPAAHPMVMLLGAGDSLLRVIEAAFPAADIHVRGNDISATGDAADIALIQRLFDEMVLVLRTGQPMTEDAVERSIAMLKASDNGQADGAETPAEVLTQNILSSRGRTIRPKTLNQKRYVDAIDKHTIVFGIGPAGTGKTYLAMAKAVQALQSKQVSRIILTRPAVEAGERLGFLPGTLFEKIDPYLRPLYDALHDMLDPDSIPRLMAAGTIEVAPLAYMRGRTLNDAFIILDEAQNTSAEQMKMFLTRLGFDSKIVVTGDVTQVDLPSGTKSGLRQVQEILEGIDDVHFSRLTSQDVVRHKLVGRIVDAYEKYDSKGDQDGNGKGRGRHNGKQ from the coding sequence ATGACTCAGTCACCCACACAGCCGCAGGCGCGTGCCCACATCAGCATCCCGGCCGCTCACCCCATGGTGATGCTGCTCGGAGCGGGCGACTCGCTGCTGCGCGTGATCGAAGCGGCGTTCCCGGCGGCCGACATCCACGTCCGGGGCAATGACATAAGCGCAACGGGAGACGCGGCGGACATCGCCCTGATCCAGCGCCTGTTCGACGAGATGGTGCTGGTGCTCCGCACCGGTCAGCCGATGACGGAGGACGCTGTGGAACGGTCGATCGCGATGCTCAAGGCCAGTGACAACGGCCAGGCGGACGGGGCCGAGACCCCGGCCGAGGTGCTCACCCAGAACATCCTCTCCAGCCGCGGCCGCACCATCCGCCCCAAGACGCTCAACCAGAAGCGGTACGTCGACGCGATCGACAAGCACACGATCGTCTTCGGCATCGGCCCCGCCGGTACGGGCAAGACCTACCTCGCCATGGCCAAGGCGGTCCAGGCCCTTCAGTCCAAGCAGGTCAGCCGGATCATCCTGACCCGTCCGGCCGTCGAGGCGGGCGAGCGGCTCGGTTTCCTGCCCGGCACGCTCTTCGAGAAGATCGACCCGTATCTGCGCCCGCTCTACGACGCCCTGCACGACATGCTCGACCCCGACTCGATCCCGCGTCTGATGGCGGCGGGCACGATCGAGGTCGCACCGCTGGCGTACATGCGGGGACGGACCCTGAATGACGCCTTCATCATCCTGGACGAGGCGCAGAACACCAGCGCCGAGCAGATGAAGATGTTCCTGACCCGCCTCGGCTTCGACTCGAAGATCGTCGTCACCGGTGACGTCACCCAGGTCGACCTGCCGAGCGGCACCAAGAGCGGTCTGCGCCAGGTGCAGGAGATCCTGGAGGGCATCGACGACGTGCACTTCTCCCGGCTCACCTCCCAGGATGTCGTCCGGCACAAGCTGGTCGGCCGTATCGTCGACGCGTACGAGAAGTACGACAGCAAGGGCGATCAGGACGGCAACGGCAAGGGCCGGGGCCGCCACAACGGGAAGCAGTAG
- a CDS encoding adenosine deaminase, whose translation MHIPKAELHLHIEGTLEPELAFALAARNGVTLPHADTEALRTAYLFEDLQSFLDLYYALMAVLRTEDDFTELADAYLTRAAAQGVRHAEIFFDPQAHTARGVPIGTVVEGLGRALERSEEKHGVSTQLIMCFLRDQSAESALETLEAAKPHLHQISAVGLDSAEAGHPPAKFREVYEAAGALGLRKVAHAGEEGPPAYIREALDVLGVERIDHGLRCLEDPDLVKRLVADRVPLTLCPLSNVRLRAVDTLEQHPLPAMMDAGLLCTVNSDDPAYFGGYVADTFHAVHEALGLDHEQLRTLARNSFEAAFLDHDEERRARYLSEVEAYAFD comes from the coding sequence GTGCACATCCCCAAAGCGGAACTTCACCTCCACATCGAGGGAACCCTCGAACCCGAACTGGCCTTCGCGCTCGCCGCGCGCAACGGTGTGACCCTGCCCCACGCGGACACCGAGGCCCTGCGCACCGCCTACCTCTTCGAGGACCTCCAGAGCTTCCTGGACCTCTACTACGCGCTGATGGCGGTGCTGCGGACCGAGGACGACTTCACCGAGCTCGCCGACGCCTACCTCACCCGCGCCGCCGCCCAGGGCGTGCGTCACGCGGAGATCTTCTTCGACCCGCAGGCGCACACGGCACGCGGCGTGCCCATCGGGACCGTCGTGGAGGGCCTGGGCCGGGCGCTGGAGCGCAGCGAGGAGAAGCACGGCGTCTCCACCCAGCTGATCATGTGCTTCCTGCGCGACCAGTCCGCCGAATCGGCCCTGGAGACCCTGGAGGCGGCCAAGCCGCACCTGCACCAGATCAGCGCCGTCGGCCTGGACTCCGCCGAGGCCGGCCACCCGCCCGCGAAGTTCCGCGAGGTGTACGAGGCGGCCGGGGCGCTCGGGCTGCGCAAGGTCGCCCACGCGGGGGAGGAAGGGCCGCCCGCCTACATCCGCGAGGCGCTCGACGTCCTGGGCGTGGAGCGCATCGATCACGGACTGCGCTGCCTGGAGGACCCCGACCTCGTGAAGCGGCTGGTCGCCGACCGCGTCCCGCTCACCCTGTGCCCGCTGTCCAACGTACGGCTGCGGGCCGTCGACACCCTGGAGCAGCACCCGCTGCCCGCCATGATGGACGCCGGGCTGCTCTGCACGGTCAACTCCGACGACCCCGCCTACTTCGGCGGGTACGTCGCGGACACCTTCCACGCCGTGCACGAGGCACTCGGCCTGGACCACGAGCAGCTGCGCACCCTGGCGCGCAACTCCTTCGAGGCGGCCTTCCTCGACCACGACGAGGAGCGCAGGGCGCGCTACCTGTCCGAGGTCGAGGCGTACGCGTTCGACTGA